Proteins found in one Oncorhynchus mykiss isolate Arlee chromosome 3, USDA_OmykA_1.1, whole genome shotgun sequence genomic segment:
- the pdk1 gene encoding pyruvate dehydrogenase (acetyl-transferring) kinase isozyme 1, mitochondrial has translation MRILRALMSNAASMGKHIDYYSRFSPSPLSMKQFLDFGSGENACEKTSFAFLRQELPVRLANIMKEINLLPDNLLKTPSVRLVQSWYMQSLQDIIEFKEKDADDEKVTYDFTDAVIKIRNRHNDVIPTMAQGVVEYKETYGTDPIVSQNVQYFLDRFYMSRISIRMLLNQHTLLFGGKVRVNPAHPKQIGSIDPHCSVTEVVRDAYENARNLCDRYYMNSPELVLEQFNVKDGKPVTVVYVPSHLYHMVFELFKNAMRATMELYGDSMDYPPVHAQVALGSEDLTVKVSDRGGGVPLRKIERLFTYTYSTAPPPSMDGQRSPLAGYGYGLPISRLYARYFQGDLKLYSLEGYGTDAVIYIRALSTESIERLPVYNKSVWKHYKTMHEADDWCVPSKEPKDMTTFRSF, from the exons ATGAGGATTCTACGGGCCTTGATGAGTAACGCCGCTTCAATGGGAAAGCATATTGATTACTACTCCAggttctccccttctcccctctcaaTGAAACAGTTCTTGGACTTCG GGTCTGGTGAAAATGCATGCGAGAAAACATCGTTTGCATTCCTCAGACAGGAGCTACCTGTGAGGTTGGCAAACATAATGAAGGAGATCAACTTGTTACCTGATAATCTGCTAAAGACTCCATCAGTCCGGTTGGTACAGAGTTG GTACATGCAAAGTCTTCAAGACATTATTGAGTTCAAGGAGAAAGATGCCGATGATGAGAAAGTAACATATGA tttCACTGATGCTGTTATAAAGATCCGAAACCGTCACAATGACGTCATCCCGACAATGGCCCAGGGAGTTGTGGAGTACAAGGAGACCTATGGCACAGACCCCATCGTCAGCCAGAACGTTCAGTATTTCCTGGATCGCTTCTACATGAGCAGAATATCCATCAGGATGCTACTTAACCAGCACA CCCTGCTCTTTGGTGGGAAGGTGAGGGTAAACCCAGCGCATCCTAAACAGATTGGCAGTATTGATCCGCACTGCAGTGTTACTGAAGTAGTTAGGG ATGCGTATGAAAATGCAAGAAATCTTTGTGATCGGTATTACATGAACTCTCCTGAGTTGGTACTGGAACAATTCAATG TGAAAGATGGAAAGCCAGTGACTGTAGTGTATGTGCCATCCCATCTCTACCACATGGTATTTGAACTTTTCAAG AATGCCATGAGAGCCACCATGGAGTTGTATGGCGACTCTATGGACTATCCTCCTGTACATGCCCAGGTGGCCCTGGGGAGTGAAGACCTGACAGTCAAG GTGAGTGATCGCGGAGGTGGGGTCCCTCTGAGGAAGATTGAGAGGCTGTTCACCTACACCTACTCCACCGCCCCCCCGCCCAGCATGGACGGCCAACGCAGCCCTCTG GCTGGATATGGGTATGGCCTGCCCATCTCTCGATTATATGCCAGATACTTCCAAGGTGATTTGAAGCTGTACTCTCTGGAGGGCTATGGCACCGATGCTGTGATATATATCCGG GCATTGTCCACGGAGTCCATCGAGAGGCTTCCTGTTTACAACAAGTCAGTCTGGAAGCACTACAAGACCATGCACGAGGCAGACGACTGGTGTGTTCCAAGCAAGGAGCCCAAGGACATGACAACGTTCCGTAGTTTTTAG
- the itga6a gene encoding integrin alpha-6 isoform X2 gives MVLPIRYIPIHVALFCLLEWTPISAFNLDTLNVLRKDGEPGSLFGFSLAMHRQLIPSDKRILLIGAPRAKALANQRANITGGLYSCDITTESDDCDRIDFDNEEDVRVENKENQWMGVTVNSQGPGGKIVTCAHRYQRRLFVDTAQESRDITGRCYVLSQDLTIDTSSDEDGGNWKFCEGRARGHERFGSCQQGLAATFTKDYHYVVFGAPGAYNWKGIVRVEQKNNTLLEKGFYDDGPYEVGDENRLDPDLVPVPANSYLGFSLDSGFSITKGHGLTIVSGAPRANHCGAVVLLRKENEASARLSPEYILEGPGLASSFGYDVAVVDLNGDGWQDIVVGAPQFFMKEGDIGGAVYVYINQAGKWAKITPIRLNGTKDSMFGLAVENIGDINQDSYQDIAVGAPYADAGAGKVYIYHGSANGINTMPAQILEGKPNNIRLFGYSLAGNMDLDKNSYPDIAIGSLSDTVLVYRARPIISIKKDVKITPKEIDFTKKTCGNSICLTVEACFTYKANPASYSPKLTIRYAFEAEADRRKQGLISRVLFLNKSRTDQDFQSTGFLDLRGQNKRACTKTKIRLQDNIRDKLRGIPIEVSVGIQGTKRQKRQNALPQLVPILDHSQPSKVVTEVNFLKEGCGTDNICQSNLQLEYRFCSKEPNQEVFPPLQMQNGLPVISLSDQKDIALEVTVKNRNGDDAHEAKLVGMFPNALSFSGFRSQKTTRDKPVLCLANQNGSQTECELGNPFKRDSEVTFYIILSTAGISLNTTEIDIDLELQTTSTQERTGSLKARAKVVIEMLLSVAGVARPSQVYFGGDVQGESAIKTEEEIGSLIDYEFRIINLGKPLKSFGTASLNIQWPKENVDGKWLLYLVKISTTGLEEIPCSPETEINSLKHIQESSTSRKKREAGGKTSGGKISLVSDQRKHKILMCGNGYDSRCVVIKCPLLGLDSSAVISLRSRLWNATFLENYASLNYLDIIVKASISLDAPAKNMVLRNAETQVRVTVFPEKAVAQFGGVPWWIILVAVLAGILMLALLVFLLWKCGFFKRAPQYDAAYHKAQIHVQPSDKEELTTEA, from the exons ATGGTTCTCCCAATAAGATATATTCCAATTCATGTGGCACTTTTTTGTTTGCTAGAATGGACTCCTATATCAGCCTTCAACCTGGATACCTTGAATGTCCTGAGGAAAGACGGGGAACCGGGCAGTTTATTTGGATTCTCTCTAGCCATGCACCGGCAACTTATTCCTTCAGATAAGAGAAT ACTGTTGATTGGAGCACCAAGAGCCAAAGCTCTGGCCAACCAGAGAGCCAACATAACCGGAGGCCTGTACAGTTGTGACATCACCACAGAATCCGATGACTGTGATCGCATCGATTTTGACAATGAAG AGGATGTGAGAGTTGAGAACAAGGAGAACCAGTGGATGGGGGTGACAGTTAACAGCCAGGGCCCCGGAGGGAAGATTGTG ACCTGTGCTCATCGCTACCAGAGACGTCTGTTTGTGGACACTGCTCAGGAGTCCCGTGACATCACAGGCCGCTGCTACGTCCTGAGTCAGGACCTCACTATTGATACGTCCTCTGATGAAGACGGAGGGAACTGGAAGTTCTGTGAGGGACGTGCCAGAGGCCATGAGAGGTTTGGCTCATGCCAGCAGGGTCTTGCTGCCACATTCACCAAGGACTACCATTACGTGGTGTTTGGAGCGCCTGGCGCCTACAACTGGAAAG GCATTGTACGTGTAGAGCAAAAGAACAACACTTTGTTGGAAAAGGGATTTTATGATGACGGACCTTATGAAGTTGGAGATGAGAACCGCTTGGATCCTGACCTGGTGCCTGTGCCTGCTAACAGCTACCTAG GATTTTCCCTTGATTCTGGCTTTAGCATCACCAAGGGGCATGGCCTAACTATTGTGTCTGGAGCACCACGAGCCAATCACTGTGGGGCTGTGGTCCTGTTGCGAAAAGAGAATGAAGCGTCAGCAAGACTCTCCCCAGAGTACATTCTAGAAGGGCCTGGACTGGCATCGTCTTTTGGATATGATGTAGCTGTGGTCGACCTGAATGGAGATGG GTGGCAGGATATTGTTGTGGGAGCCCCTCAGTTCTTCATGAAAGAGGGAGACATTGGAGGAGCTGTTTATGTCTACATCAACCAGGCAGGAAAGTGGGCCAAGATCACCCCAATCCGCCTCAATGGAACCAAAGACTCAATGTTTGGGCTGGCAGTGGAGAACATCGGTGACATCAATCAGGACTCCTATCAAG ACATTGCTGTTGGAGCGCCCTACGCTGACGCTGGTGCAGGAAAAGTGTACATTTACCATGGTTCTGCTAATGGAATCAACACCATGCCTGCACAG ATCCTTGAGGGAAAGCCCAACAACATCAGATTATTTGGATATTCTCTGGCTGGGAACATGGACTTAGATAAGAATTCCTATCCTGATATAGCCATTGGGTCGCTCTCAGATACAGTACTCGTTTACAG ggcaAGGCCAATTATTAGTATCAAGAAGGATGTCAAAATTACTCCGAAGGAAATTGACTTCACAAAGAAAACCTGTGGCAACAGTATCTG TTTGACCGTGGAAGCATGCTTCACCTATAAAGCAAACCCTGCATCCTACAGCCCAAAACTAA CTATCCGCTATGCATTTGAGGCTGAAGCAGATCGCAGGAAGCAAGGGCTGATCTCTAGGGTCCTGTTTCTGAACAAGTCTCGCACCGACCAGGACTTCCAGTCCACCGGATTTCTGGACCTCCGGGGACAAAACAAAAGAGCGTGTACCAAGACAAAAATCAGACTGCAG gATAACATTAGGGACAAGCTGCGTGGTATTCCCATTGAGGTGTCAGTGGGAATCCAGGGTACCAAGCGTCAGAAGAGGCAGAACGCTCTCCCCCAGCTTGTGCCTATTCTTGACCACTCCCAGCCAAGCAAGGTCGTCACTGAG GTTAACTTCTTAAAGGAAGGATGTGGAACTGATAATATTTGCCAGAGTAATTTACAACTGGAGTACAGATTCTGCTCCAAAGAGCCCAACCAAGAGGTGTTCCCCCCGTTACAGAT GCAGAATGGGCTACCAGTGATCTCCCTCAGTGATCAGAAGGACATAGCTCTGGAGGTGACAGTGAAGAACAGAAATGGGGATGATGCCCATGAGGCTAAGCTGGTGGGGATGTTCCCTAATGCTCTCTCATTCTCCGGCTTTCGCTCTCAGAAAACTACG AGGGATAAACCGGTGCTTTGTTTAGCCAATCAGAATGGCTCCCAGACAGAGTGTGAACTGGGGAATCCATTCAAAAGAGATTCAGAG GTTACTTTCTACATAATCTTGAGCACTGCTGGTATCTCTCTCAATACCACCGAAATCGACATTGACCTTGAGCTTCAAAC GACCAGTACACAGGAAAGAACGGGCAGTCTGAAAGCAAGGGCAAAAGTAGTGATTGAGATGTTACTTTCTGTTGCAGG AGTTGCGAGACCTTCCCAGGTGTATTTTGGGGGCGATGTGCAAGGAGAGAGTGCCATCAAGACAGAAGAGGAGATCGGCAGTTTGATCGATTATGAATTTAGG ATAATCAATTTGGGTAAGCCGTTGAAGTCCTTTGGCACAGCCTCGTTGAACATTCAGTGGCCCAAAGAGAATGTGGATGGGAAGTGGCTGTTATATCTGGTTAAGATCAGCACCACTGGCCTGGAAGAGATCCCCTGCTCCCCAGAAACTGAGATCAACTCTCTCAAACACATTCAG gagtcTAGCACATCTAGGAAAAAGCGTGAAGCTGGAGGCAAAACATCTGGAGGCAAAATCTCTTTGGTATCAGACCAAAGAAAGCACAAGATTTTG ATGTGTGGCAATGGCTATGACTCTAGATGTGTGGTGATCAAGTGCCCTCTACTGGGCTTGGACAGTAGTGCAGTGATTTCTCTAAGGTCCCGTCTGTGGAATGCTACCTTCCTTGAG AATTACGCGTCTTTGAACTATCTTGATATAATTGTGAAAGCTTCCATCAGCCTTGATGCTCCTGCAAAGAATATGGTCCTCAGGAATGCTGAGACTCAG GTGAGAGTCACAGTGTTTCCGGAGAAGGCAGTAGCCCAGTTTGGTGGAGTCCCATGGTGGATCATCCTCGTGGCTGTCCTGGCTGGTATTCTGATGTTGGCGTTGCTAGTGTTTCTACTCTGGAAG TGTGGTTTCTTCAAGAGAGCCCCACAGTATGATGCAGCGTATCACAAGGCACAGATCCATGTTCAGCCCTCTGACAAAGAGGAACTCACTACTGAGGCATAG
- the itga6a gene encoding integrin alpha-6 isoform X1, translating to MVLPIRYIPIHVALFCLLEWTPISAFNLDTLNVLRKDGEPGSLFGFSLAMHRQLIPSDKRILLIGAPRAKALANQRANITGGLYSCDITTESDDCDRIDFDNEEDVRVENKENQWMGVTVNSQGPGGKIVTCAHRYQRRLFVDTAQESRDITGRCYVLSQDLTIDTSSDEDGGNWKFCEGRARGHERFGSCQQGLAATFTKDYHYVVFGAPGAYNWKGIVRVEQKNNTLLEKGFYDDGPYEVGDENRLDPDLVPVPANSYLGFSLDSGFSITKGHGLTIVSGAPRANHCGAVVLLRKENEASARLSPEYILEGPGLASSFGYDVAVVDLNGDGWQDIVVGAPQFFMKEGDIGGAVYVYINQAGKWAKITPIRLNGTKDSMFGLAVENIGDINQDSYQDIAVGAPYADAGAGKVYIYHGSANGINTMPAQILEGKPNNIRLFGYSLAGNMDLDKNSYPDIAIGSLSDTVLVYRARPIISIKKDVKITPKEIDFTKKTCGNSICLTVEACFTYKANPASYSPKLTIRYAFEAEADRRKQGLISRVLFLNKSRTDQDFQSTGFLDLRGQNKRACTKTKIRLQDNIRDKLRGIPIEVSVGIQGTKRQKRQNALPQLVPILDHSQPSKVVTEVNFLKEGCGTDNICQSNLQLEYRFCSKEPNQEVFPPLQMQNGLPVISLSDQKDIALEVTVKNRNGDDAHEAKLVGMFPNALSFSGFRSQKTTRDKPVLCLANQNGSQTECELGNPFKRDSEVTFYIILSTAGISLNTTEIDIDLELQTTSTQERTGSLKARAKVVIEMLLSVAGVARPSQVYFGGDVQGESAIKTEEEIGSLIDYEFRIINLGKPLKSFGTASLNIQWPKENVDGKWLLYLVKISTTGLEEIPCSPETEINSLKHIQESSTSRKKREAGGKTSGGKISLVSDQRKHKILMCGNGYDSRCVVIKCPLLGLDSSAVISLRSRLWNATFLENYASLNYLDIIVKASISLDAPAKNMVLRNAETQVRVTVFPEKAVAQFGGVPWWIILVAVLAGILMLALLVFLLWKCGFFKRSKHDDSVPRYHAVRIKKEACQFKDGKAKLDSFEKKQWMTSWNENESYS from the exons ATGGTTCTCCCAATAAGATATATTCCAATTCATGTGGCACTTTTTTGTTTGCTAGAATGGACTCCTATATCAGCCTTCAACCTGGATACCTTGAATGTCCTGAGGAAAGACGGGGAACCGGGCAGTTTATTTGGATTCTCTCTAGCCATGCACCGGCAACTTATTCCTTCAGATAAGAGAAT ACTGTTGATTGGAGCACCAAGAGCCAAAGCTCTGGCCAACCAGAGAGCCAACATAACCGGAGGCCTGTACAGTTGTGACATCACCACAGAATCCGATGACTGTGATCGCATCGATTTTGACAATGAAG AGGATGTGAGAGTTGAGAACAAGGAGAACCAGTGGATGGGGGTGACAGTTAACAGCCAGGGCCCCGGAGGGAAGATTGTG ACCTGTGCTCATCGCTACCAGAGACGTCTGTTTGTGGACACTGCTCAGGAGTCCCGTGACATCACAGGCCGCTGCTACGTCCTGAGTCAGGACCTCACTATTGATACGTCCTCTGATGAAGACGGAGGGAACTGGAAGTTCTGTGAGGGACGTGCCAGAGGCCATGAGAGGTTTGGCTCATGCCAGCAGGGTCTTGCTGCCACATTCACCAAGGACTACCATTACGTGGTGTTTGGAGCGCCTGGCGCCTACAACTGGAAAG GCATTGTACGTGTAGAGCAAAAGAACAACACTTTGTTGGAAAAGGGATTTTATGATGACGGACCTTATGAAGTTGGAGATGAGAACCGCTTGGATCCTGACCTGGTGCCTGTGCCTGCTAACAGCTACCTAG GATTTTCCCTTGATTCTGGCTTTAGCATCACCAAGGGGCATGGCCTAACTATTGTGTCTGGAGCACCACGAGCCAATCACTGTGGGGCTGTGGTCCTGTTGCGAAAAGAGAATGAAGCGTCAGCAAGACTCTCCCCAGAGTACATTCTAGAAGGGCCTGGACTGGCATCGTCTTTTGGATATGATGTAGCTGTGGTCGACCTGAATGGAGATGG GTGGCAGGATATTGTTGTGGGAGCCCCTCAGTTCTTCATGAAAGAGGGAGACATTGGAGGAGCTGTTTATGTCTACATCAACCAGGCAGGAAAGTGGGCCAAGATCACCCCAATCCGCCTCAATGGAACCAAAGACTCAATGTTTGGGCTGGCAGTGGAGAACATCGGTGACATCAATCAGGACTCCTATCAAG ACATTGCTGTTGGAGCGCCCTACGCTGACGCTGGTGCAGGAAAAGTGTACATTTACCATGGTTCTGCTAATGGAATCAACACCATGCCTGCACAG ATCCTTGAGGGAAAGCCCAACAACATCAGATTATTTGGATATTCTCTGGCTGGGAACATGGACTTAGATAAGAATTCCTATCCTGATATAGCCATTGGGTCGCTCTCAGATACAGTACTCGTTTACAG ggcaAGGCCAATTATTAGTATCAAGAAGGATGTCAAAATTACTCCGAAGGAAATTGACTTCACAAAGAAAACCTGTGGCAACAGTATCTG TTTGACCGTGGAAGCATGCTTCACCTATAAAGCAAACCCTGCATCCTACAGCCCAAAACTAA CTATCCGCTATGCATTTGAGGCTGAAGCAGATCGCAGGAAGCAAGGGCTGATCTCTAGGGTCCTGTTTCTGAACAAGTCTCGCACCGACCAGGACTTCCAGTCCACCGGATTTCTGGACCTCCGGGGACAAAACAAAAGAGCGTGTACCAAGACAAAAATCAGACTGCAG gATAACATTAGGGACAAGCTGCGTGGTATTCCCATTGAGGTGTCAGTGGGAATCCAGGGTACCAAGCGTCAGAAGAGGCAGAACGCTCTCCCCCAGCTTGTGCCTATTCTTGACCACTCCCAGCCAAGCAAGGTCGTCACTGAG GTTAACTTCTTAAAGGAAGGATGTGGAACTGATAATATTTGCCAGAGTAATTTACAACTGGAGTACAGATTCTGCTCCAAAGAGCCCAACCAAGAGGTGTTCCCCCCGTTACAGAT GCAGAATGGGCTACCAGTGATCTCCCTCAGTGATCAGAAGGACATAGCTCTGGAGGTGACAGTGAAGAACAGAAATGGGGATGATGCCCATGAGGCTAAGCTGGTGGGGATGTTCCCTAATGCTCTCTCATTCTCCGGCTTTCGCTCTCAGAAAACTACG AGGGATAAACCGGTGCTTTGTTTAGCCAATCAGAATGGCTCCCAGACAGAGTGTGAACTGGGGAATCCATTCAAAAGAGATTCAGAG GTTACTTTCTACATAATCTTGAGCACTGCTGGTATCTCTCTCAATACCACCGAAATCGACATTGACCTTGAGCTTCAAAC GACCAGTACACAGGAAAGAACGGGCAGTCTGAAAGCAAGGGCAAAAGTAGTGATTGAGATGTTACTTTCTGTTGCAGG AGTTGCGAGACCTTCCCAGGTGTATTTTGGGGGCGATGTGCAAGGAGAGAGTGCCATCAAGACAGAAGAGGAGATCGGCAGTTTGATCGATTATGAATTTAGG ATAATCAATTTGGGTAAGCCGTTGAAGTCCTTTGGCACAGCCTCGTTGAACATTCAGTGGCCCAAAGAGAATGTGGATGGGAAGTGGCTGTTATATCTGGTTAAGATCAGCACCACTGGCCTGGAAGAGATCCCCTGCTCCCCAGAAACTGAGATCAACTCTCTCAAACACATTCAG gagtcTAGCACATCTAGGAAAAAGCGTGAAGCTGGAGGCAAAACATCTGGAGGCAAAATCTCTTTGGTATCAGACCAAAGAAAGCACAAGATTTTG ATGTGTGGCAATGGCTATGACTCTAGATGTGTGGTGATCAAGTGCCCTCTACTGGGCTTGGACAGTAGTGCAGTGATTTCTCTAAGGTCCCGTCTGTGGAATGCTACCTTCCTTGAG AATTACGCGTCTTTGAACTATCTTGATATAATTGTGAAAGCTTCCATCAGCCTTGATGCTCCTGCAAAGAATATGGTCCTCAGGAATGCTGAGACTCAG GTGAGAGTCACAGTGTTTCCGGAGAAGGCAGTAGCCCAGTTTGGTGGAGTCCCATGGTGGATCATCCTCGTGGCTGTCCTGGCTGGTATTCTGATGTTGGCGTTGCTAGTGTTTCTACTCTGGAAG TGTGGATTTTTCAAACGCTCAAAGCATGATGACAGCGTTCCAAGATACCATGCCGTACGGATCAAGAAGGAGGCTTGTCAGTTTAAAGACGGAAAAGCCAAGCTGGATTCCTTTGAGAAAAAGCAGTGGATGACAAGCTGGAATGAGAACGAGAGCTACTCATGA
- the itga6a gene encoding integrin alpha-6 isoform X3: MCFVCLGILFMTSLSAANPDQFVYKSPSLQVSFERTLDVTTNTYLGFSLDSGFSITKGHGLTIVSGAPRANHCGAVVLLRKENEASARLSPEYILEGPGLASSFGYDVAVVDLNGDGWQDIVVGAPQFFMKEGDIGGAVYVYINQAGKWAKITPIRLNGTKDSMFGLAVENIGDINQDSYQDIAVGAPYADAGAGKVYIYHGSANGINTMPAQILEGKPNNIRLFGYSLAGNMDLDKNSYPDIAIGSLSDTVLVYRARPIISIKKDVKITPKEIDFTKKTCGNSICLTVEACFTYKANPASYSPKLTIRYAFEAEADRRKQGLISRVLFLNKSRTDQDFQSTGFLDLRGQNKRACTKTKIRLQDNIRDKLRGIPIEVSVGIQGTKRQKRQNALPQLVPILDHSQPSKVVTEVNFLKEGCGTDNICQSNLQLEYRFCSKEPNQEVFPPLQMQNGLPVISLSDQKDIALEVTVKNRNGDDAHEAKLVGMFPNALSFSGFRSQKTTRDKPVLCLANQNGSQTECELGNPFKRDSEVTFYIILSTAGISLNTTEIDIDLELQTTSTQERTGSLKARAKVVIEMLLSVAGVARPSQVYFGGDVQGESAIKTEEEIGSLIDYEFRIINLGKPLKSFGTASLNIQWPKENVDGKWLLYLVKISTTGLEEIPCSPETEINSLKHIQESSTSRKKREAGGKTSGGKISLVSDQRKHKILMCGNGYDSRCVVIKCPLLGLDSSAVISLRSRLWNATFLENYASLNYLDIIVKASISLDAPAKNMVLRNAETQVRVTVFPEKAVAQFGGVPWWIILVAVLAGILMLALLVFLLWKCGFFKRSKHDDSVPRYHAVRIKKEACQFKDGKAKLDSFEKKQWMTSWNENESYS, encoded by the exons ATGTGTTTTGTGTGCTTAGGTATCCTGTTCATGACCAGTTTGTCTGCTGCCAACCCTGATCAGTTTGTGTATAAGTCGCCTTCTCTGCAGGTCAGCTTTGAGAGAACTCTAGATGTGACGACCAATACTTACTTAG GATTTTCCCTTGATTCTGGCTTTAGCATCACCAAGGGGCATGGCCTAACTATTGTGTCTGGAGCACCACGAGCCAATCACTGTGGGGCTGTGGTCCTGTTGCGAAAAGAGAATGAAGCGTCAGCAAGACTCTCCCCAGAGTACATTCTAGAAGGGCCTGGACTGGCATCGTCTTTTGGATATGATGTAGCTGTGGTCGACCTGAATGGAGATGG GTGGCAGGATATTGTTGTGGGAGCCCCTCAGTTCTTCATGAAAGAGGGAGACATTGGAGGAGCTGTTTATGTCTACATCAACCAGGCAGGAAAGTGGGCCAAGATCACCCCAATCCGCCTCAATGGAACCAAAGACTCAATGTTTGGGCTGGCAGTGGAGAACATCGGTGACATCAATCAGGACTCCTATCAAG ACATTGCTGTTGGAGCGCCCTACGCTGACGCTGGTGCAGGAAAAGTGTACATTTACCATGGTTCTGCTAATGGAATCAACACCATGCCTGCACAG ATCCTTGAGGGAAAGCCCAACAACATCAGATTATTTGGATATTCTCTGGCTGGGAACATGGACTTAGATAAGAATTCCTATCCTGATATAGCCATTGGGTCGCTCTCAGATACAGTACTCGTTTACAG ggcaAGGCCAATTATTAGTATCAAGAAGGATGTCAAAATTACTCCGAAGGAAATTGACTTCACAAAGAAAACCTGTGGCAACAGTATCTG TTTGACCGTGGAAGCATGCTTCACCTATAAAGCAAACCCTGCATCCTACAGCCCAAAACTAA CTATCCGCTATGCATTTGAGGCTGAAGCAGATCGCAGGAAGCAAGGGCTGATCTCTAGGGTCCTGTTTCTGAACAAGTCTCGCACCGACCAGGACTTCCAGTCCACCGGATTTCTGGACCTCCGGGGACAAAACAAAAGAGCGTGTACCAAGACAAAAATCAGACTGCAG gATAACATTAGGGACAAGCTGCGTGGTATTCCCATTGAGGTGTCAGTGGGAATCCAGGGTACCAAGCGTCAGAAGAGGCAGAACGCTCTCCCCCAGCTTGTGCCTATTCTTGACCACTCCCAGCCAAGCAAGGTCGTCACTGAG GTTAACTTCTTAAAGGAAGGATGTGGAACTGATAATATTTGCCAGAGTAATTTACAACTGGAGTACAGATTCTGCTCCAAAGAGCCCAACCAAGAGGTGTTCCCCCCGTTACAGAT GCAGAATGGGCTACCAGTGATCTCCCTCAGTGATCAGAAGGACATAGCTCTGGAGGTGACAGTGAAGAACAGAAATGGGGATGATGCCCATGAGGCTAAGCTGGTGGGGATGTTCCCTAATGCTCTCTCATTCTCCGGCTTTCGCTCTCAGAAAACTACG AGGGATAAACCGGTGCTTTGTTTAGCCAATCAGAATGGCTCCCAGACAGAGTGTGAACTGGGGAATCCATTCAAAAGAGATTCAGAG GTTACTTTCTACATAATCTTGAGCACTGCTGGTATCTCTCTCAATACCACCGAAATCGACATTGACCTTGAGCTTCAAAC GACCAGTACACAGGAAAGAACGGGCAGTCTGAAAGCAAGGGCAAAAGTAGTGATTGAGATGTTACTTTCTGTTGCAGG AGTTGCGAGACCTTCCCAGGTGTATTTTGGGGGCGATGTGCAAGGAGAGAGTGCCATCAAGACAGAAGAGGAGATCGGCAGTTTGATCGATTATGAATTTAGG ATAATCAATTTGGGTAAGCCGTTGAAGTCCTTTGGCACAGCCTCGTTGAACATTCAGTGGCCCAAAGAGAATGTGGATGGGAAGTGGCTGTTATATCTGGTTAAGATCAGCACCACTGGCCTGGAAGAGATCCCCTGCTCCCCAGAAACTGAGATCAACTCTCTCAAACACATTCAG gagtcTAGCACATCTAGGAAAAAGCGTGAAGCTGGAGGCAAAACATCTGGAGGCAAAATCTCTTTGGTATCAGACCAAAGAAAGCACAAGATTTTG ATGTGTGGCAATGGCTATGACTCTAGATGTGTGGTGATCAAGTGCCCTCTACTGGGCTTGGACAGTAGTGCAGTGATTTCTCTAAGGTCCCGTCTGTGGAATGCTACCTTCCTTGAG AATTACGCGTCTTTGAACTATCTTGATATAATTGTGAAAGCTTCCATCAGCCTTGATGCTCCTGCAAAGAATATGGTCCTCAGGAATGCTGAGACTCAG GTGAGAGTCACAGTGTTTCCGGAGAAGGCAGTAGCCCAGTTTGGTGGAGTCCCATGGTGGATCATCCTCGTGGCTGTCCTGGCTGGTATTCTGATGTTGGCGTTGCTAGTGTTTCTACTCTGGAAG TGTGGATTTTTCAAACGCTCAAAGCATGATGACAGCGTTCCAAGATACCATGCCGTACGGATCAAGAAGGAGGCTTGTCAGTTTAAAGACGGAAAAGCCAAGCTGGATTCCTTTGAGAAAAAGCAGTGGATGACAAGCTGGAATGAGAACGAGAGCTACTCATGA